The DNA region GAGGGGTGTCAGCCCGCCGGCCGCGGGGACCGGGCTCTCCCAGCACCCTGACATCTCTGGGCTGCCGGCCCCCGCCGTGGCTTGACTGCCCCCCATGGTGCTGCCGCCCCGGGAGCAGAGCCCCCCCGGCACACCGGCCCCAGCACACCAGCCCTGGCACACCGGCCCCGGCACGTGCCTCCATCCTCTGCACCCGCTGCCGCCTCCGTCGGCTGCGGCGGCTCCCCCAGCTCTTCTCCAGCACcgtcctcttcctcctcctcctcgtcctcctcctcctcgtggCTGGTGAAGCTCAGGGTGCCGCTGAGGCGCGTCGACAGCCCCTCCGTGTCGTCCTCCAGCTCCGAGCTCTCCGGGAAGTCCTCGGCCTCGGAGCCGCCACGGGCCCGCTCCTCCCTGACACCTTCGCTGGCCAGCGCGTGCCGCAGGCGGTGCAGGATGCGGGCGGCCATCCCGTCCGGCCCAGCTGCCCAAGGAGGGGGGCAGGCCCGGTTGCCCCAGCACCTCGGGACGGGCGGGGGGTCAGGGGCTGCCCGCCACGGCCCGGCGCAGCGCCCGCAGCCCAGCGCACCGCACGGGTCTGGCCTGGGACAGCCCGGCCTGGGTCACCCCGGCCCGGGGACGCCCCCCGagcagccccgggcccccccgccccggccccggccccggccccggccccgctcccgccccggtGCAGCCGCGTCCCCCGCCGCGGGCGGCGCCGGCCCGGTCCGTACCGTGCGAGCCCGGGCTGGGCCGTGCCGAGCCGGGCGGTGCCGAGCGATGGCTGCTCCGCCGCGGCTCGTCCCGGGATCCTCCCTGCGCGGCTCCGCCTCCTCCGGGAACCCGGatcgcggcggcggcgccggcccggcccggcgcggctcagggcggctctgcccggcgctgcccgccccagcccgggcCGAGCCGGCCGCCGGCCcgacccccccggcccccgctccccttGTCCCCCGcccgggcagggccccggctccccctgcccggggccacggcacccccgcacccccgcgcCCGGCACTGCGGGGTCCTGATCCCCGGTACCCCCCCTATcccggcaccccggcaccccgcaccccgcgcCCAGGCTCCCCatcccgccgcccccgcgggccGTGCCCCCGGCTGCACCCCCGGCGCTCGCCCTGCCTTATTTAGCACCGCGCCCGCTCGCTCCTCGCCGCTTTCTTGGGAATGTCTATTAATATCGAGGaaccagcccagctgctgccatCGCTCTGCCCCCGCTTGCCCGCTgcgccctgccccagcaccccgcacCCTGCTCCAGCGCcccgcaccctgccccagcaccccgcacCCTGCTCCAGCGCcccgcaccctgccccagcaccccgcaccctgccccagcaccccgcgccctgctccagcaccccgcgccctgccccagcaccccgcaccctgccccagcacctcgcgccctgcccagcaccccgcgccctgccccagcaccccacaccctgctccagcactccgcaccctgccccagcaccccgcaccctgccccagcaccccgcgccctgccccagcaccccgcgccctgcccagcaccctgcaccctgccccagcaccccacaccCTGCCCGGGCAAGGACGGGGATCCCTGCACTCCCCTGGCTTGGGCAAGTCTGGGGGGGCTCCTGTGCCCAGTGCCTGGGGGACCTGAaagcctccccagcccctccctgcccgactgggctgggctggtgcTGTCCCCAGTTCCCACCCAGGGAATGAGGGTCCCGGCAAAACCAGGAGCTGGGGAACCTCCTGGATGTCCCTGGCACTGGGACACTGTGGGAGAGCGTGCTGTCATCCTgaccccgctgcagccccgAGCCCCTGTGCAACCCCCTCGGAGCACCGCAGGGCATGGGCCACTTGGCCAGCGCATCCCCAAAGCCACTAGCCCCAGCTGGGCCCTGGCAAAGGTGTCTGGCATGGCCTGCAGCGTGCGAGGGCAGAGCCTTTGAGGAGGTGCCCGGGCAGATTTCCCACTCTTCCAGCAGCACGGAGAGATGAGGCCTCTTCCGGACCCAGGTGCTGATGGCACCGGGGTCCCCGTAccacggggtggggggggggtgggggatgctCCCGTGCTTTGTGCCCCAGGCCCCGCCGGGGGCCCCTTCCTCATTTGGGTGCTGCAACGTGGCTCTGCCCCAGCTCACCCGAGCAGAAAATGGGGGTGAAGGGAGGGGGCTGGATGTGGCGGGGCGAGGCCGGAGCCCCTGGGGTCTTGCAGGGCTGAGGGGGGGACGCCTCGCCTGGGGAGGccagcccagtgctgggagcctgccccaggcagggctgcaggtgatGGTCCATGCCCATGGCGCTGGGGCAGGCAGTTCAGCACAGGGGGAAGCCCTGGCCCCCTTGCCCCCTTGTCTGGGTGATGCTGGTGGCTCCGGGGCTATTTTTAACCCCCTCCTTGCTGAGCTGtcctgggtgggtgggtgctgggggtggggggagagtcGCCCTCCTGCCAAGGCTCCGGTGTCCCTCCCCGGAGGGCTTGAATTTCTATCCCAGCTTCAAGACCCACGTATAATCCCCAGCTCTTGGCCAATAGCGCTTTGGCTAAATTAGGTAAAATGCGCCCGTTGCCAATGAGCGGGGCTGGATTGCCACCGGGGAGCTGATAggctgccggggctgggagGCCAGTGGCTGGGGGCAGGCTGTGCGGCGGGGACGCTACAAATTGGGGTGCCAGGGGCGCCAGGGAGCTTCTGAGGACttctgctgcaggaggtggtgACTCCCTGggggaggaaagcagcagaaatgcctTCAATGGTAAGAACCCCCATGCTGCCGCAAGCCATGTGCCGCATGCTGTGTGCCGCGTGCCATGTGCTGCGTGCCGTGTGCCACGTGCCAGCTCGAGACCCGGTGGGGCAGGAGGTGCCAGGCACCGCACGCGCCTGGCGGACGTGGGCTGCTGAGGCAGCTCTGCGGATGGCAGCGGCAAGATGGTCCCCGAGGCCGGGCTGACCGTGGCGGGCGAGGGCAGGGAGGTGTCGGGGCGGCGCAGGGTCCCCACGGGACGTGTCCTGGGGAGGGACCGCGCGGCTGCCCGAGGGGCGCGGGGACGCTGGATCGGCCCcagccggggcgcggggctgcgcggagGCAGCGGTGGCGGGGGTGGCTGAAAGCCGAGTGCGGGGTCATGCGACACGGCGTCGCCGCCGGCTCCGCGGCCAGCCCGCGCCTCCAGGAGAAACTCGATCAGGGCTGACAGGTGCCcgtggctgcagccctgctgatCCCTGTAAGGGGAGCCGAGGAGATCCCAAAAATAGCGCTGCGTGCCTGGGATGCCAAGGCTGCACCCGGGGACCGTGGCCCCCACGCCATGGAGCCCCCCTGGCTGGCGGGGGGCCCCGGGCAGGCAGCTCCCCGTAGCCCACCGCCCTCGCAGGTGCCCGGGCGGCACCGCAGCTGCAGGGACCCACCGGGGGGCCGCGGCTCACCCCGGCACGGCCCTGTACTCCGGCTGGGCAGGGACTGTCCCCGCACCGGTGCGAGGGGCTCCCAGGCGTGCCGCGGGCGGCCACGGCGACCCCATTCCCTTGCCTTGCAGACAGACCAGCAGGCCGAAGCCCGCGCCTTCCTCAGCGAGGAGATGATTGCGGGTGAGTGCGGGGGCGGTGGGGGAGAGCGGCCAGACCTGGCCGAGGCGCGGGGCCATGCTCTGTCCCGCTGCTGCGGCCCTAACCCACCCCTTCCTGCAGAGTTCAAGGCCGCCTTCGACATGTTTGATGCGGACGGCGGCGGGGGACATCAGCACCAAGGAGCTGGGAACGGTGATGAGGATGCTGGGCCAGAACCCCACCAAGGAGGAGCTGGACGCCATCATAGAGGAGGTGGACGAGGATGGTGAGCAGCCCTCGGCGGCGGGCGGTGGGCGCCGGGCGGTGGGCGCCGGGCGGGCAGCCTGACCCACGCTTGGCTTCCTCCCCGCAGGCAGCGGCACCATCGACTTCGAGGAGTTCCTGGTGATGATGGTGCGCCAGATGAAGGAGGATGCCAAGGGCAAGTCGGAGGAGGAGCTGGCCAACTGCTTCCGCATCTTTGACCGGTGAGTGGGGGGCGATgcctgcccgcccctgcccacgggggcgagcggggccgcATCCTGCCCTCGCCCTCCTGCAGGAACGCGGACGGGTTCATCGACATCGAGGAGCTGGGTGAGATCCTGAGGGCCACCGGGGAGCACGTCACCGAGGAGGACATAGAGGACCTGATGAAGGACTCGGACAAGAACAACGATGGCCGCATCGACTTCGACGGTGAGCGAcagccccggccctcgtcccACAGCTGCGCAGCCAAgcgcccgcgctgcccgccctggGCACGGCCGCAGGCTGAGGGTGCTGCTCTCTTGCAGAGTTCCTGAAGATGATGGAGGGTGTGCAGTAAGGGACCAGACATTCCTCGGGCCGGCTGCTgcgcccagccctgctccaccacctcccagggagcagcagctccgCAGTGCCCGGCCCCCGGTCTTGCCCTGTCGCCGGCGGCCGAGCTTTTCCTCCAGTCTGTCGCGTGTGGTTTCAGTCTGAGCCTCATTAAAAGGGGAAAGGCTTGAGCTGCCGGTGTGGGATTTCACCGGGTTCGCGTGGGCAGGGGGCCATGGCACTGTGCCCCCTGCATCGCTCCCCAGGGAGGGGGAACGTGTCGGGGTGGGTACCCCGCGCCCtgcggggctgtgccgggggggcGTGGGGGTAGCGTGGGGCCACGGTTCCCACGGTCTGCTGGGCGGGCGCCAGCGCTGAGCTCAGACTTTCCATGCGGAGCGTCCGGTTCGCACGCCAGCGGGAGAGGGAGCGCGGCCCCAGCGGGCAGCGAAGCTCCGGGAGCCGGGGGCCCTGGGcggggggctgctcctgccctctccAGGGCAGGGGTGTGGGACCACAGGGGATCCGGGGAGCCACCACCCCCCTGACCAGCACCAGGACCCCCGTGTGCCGCCGGGAAGGGCACAGGAAGCCTGGCTATAAGGTGggggggcagcagcatccccctcCCTGTGGGGTCAAGACAATTCTGGAACCTCTGTGCCTGGACAGCCTGTGCCAGCCCGCTGTACATCACCGCTCCCCTGGGGCCCGCTCCTCCCCAGGCACTCGCAGCGGCTCCACGCAGCCTCTCCAGCCAGGGATGAACGCAgcaggggggatggaggggggcaCGCTCCCCGGGCCTGGCCCGGTGGGGGCCAGGGAGTGCCCGGCACATGTGGGAACAGTGGGACCGGCACCGTGCAGCCGGCAGGACGCAGCGACACAGCTCGGAGCACATCACATCCCTGCGGCGCAACGCTGTGGCACGGGGGAGCTGAGCCCCTTGGAGAGCCGGGGGCCGCTGTGGAGCGGCCCAGCCCTGTCCCGGCCTTGCGGGGCACGATGGCACCGGGGAGAGGGGACGCGTGCGGCAcacggggggcagcgggggacgtgcacagctgcccaggctgccctCTGCAAGGCCACGGCTGGGCACcggcagctggtgctgcagctgggcGGGAGCGCCGATGGCCCCCAGCTGCGGGAGGAGCGGCGCAGGAGGAGCGCGGAGGCCCGCGAGCTCAGCGCTGGTAAGGATAGGGCTGCTGTCCcgggcagcagggaggtgggggCCCAGGGCAGTGGCCACCgtgctccccctgcacccagggccggcagaggggctgcagggctgcccctggctcagcatcccccatcccacagggctGCGGAGCGCGCTGCtggcggggctgcggcaggTGCCGGTGAGCCCTGAGGAGCGGCGGGAGCTGGAGCGGCTGTGGGtgctcttcctctctgccctgGAGCTCTTCCTGCAGGACCTGCACCGAGCCCACCACATCTGCCAGCTCTTCTCCATGCAGGGGGACAGCGTGACCCCGCTGCGCaccgggctggggggctggggaccgCCCAGCCTCAAGGGGAGCCGGCGAGGGGGGGGTCCCGTgcagcccccggccgccccacGCCTGGAGGAGGAGATCGAGCAGGTGAGGGCCATGCTGGCGGAGATGGAGAGCAGAGCCAACATCCCGCTGTGGACGGTAGAGGCCACGCAGCCAGCGGGgacaggcagcactgcagccccTGCGGCCAGGGTGGCTCAGGGGGGGCCTCGCACTGGGCACTGCTGCAGGGTGCTCTGatggggggcaggagggctggcacCCCCCAGGCACACTCGGGCATCACAGAGCAGGGGACAGGGTACCCCCATGGCCCCCTGCCCAGGCAGGCgatgctgggggctgccccctgcccaggcaggcgatgctgggggctgccccctgccc from Pelecanus crispus isolate bPelCri1 chromosome 14, bPelCri1.pri, whole genome shotgun sequence includes:
- the LOC142594931 gene encoding LOW QUALITY PROTEIN: regulator of G-protein signaling 9-binding protein-like (The sequence of the model RefSeq protein was modified relative to this genomic sequence to represent the inferred CDS: deleted 1 base in 1 codon), with the translated sequence MAPGRGDACGTRGAAGTCTAAQAALCKATAGHRQLVLQLGGSADGPQLREERRRRSAEARELSAGLRSALLAGLRQVPVSPEERRELERLWVLFLSALELFLQDLHRAHHICQLFSMQGDSVTPLRTGLGGWGPPSLKGSRRGGGPVQPPAAPRLEEEIEQVRAMLAEMESRANIPLWTVEATQPAGTGSTAAPAARVAQGGPRTGHCCRVL
- the TNNC2 gene encoding LOW QUALITY PROTEIN: troponin C, skeletal muscle (The sequence of the model RefSeq protein was modified relative to this genomic sequence to represent the inferred CDS: deleted 1 base in 1 codon), whose amino-acid sequence is MEPPWLAGGPGQAAPRSPPPSQVPGRHRSCRDPPGGRGSPRHGPVLRLGRDCPRTGARGSQACRGRPRRPHSLALQTDQQAEARAFLSEEMIAEFKAAFDMFDADGGGDISTKELGTVMRMLGQNPTKEELDAIIEEVDEDGSGTIDFEEFLVMMVRQMKEDAKGKSEEELANCFRIFDRNADGFIDIEELGEILRATGEHVTEEDIEDLMKDSDKNNDGRIDFDEFLKMMEGVQ